Part of the Streptomyces sp. NBC_00457 genome, AGCAGGGACTTCACATCGGTGGCCGCGACGCGGTCACCGACAGCGCGGGGGGTGGAGCAGATGAAGAGCGGACCGTCGTCGTCGCTCGCCGGGAGGCGGCCGTGGCTGCCGCGAATAGGTGAGGGATCCAGGGGCACGACCGCCATGCGGTAACGCATGCCGAGCTTCTTGCGGGCCAGGGCGGTGGCCGCCTTGACCTTCACATAGGGGTCGAGCGGGTCCATGAACAGCTCGACCGGGTCGTAGCCGGGTTTGCGGTGGATCTCGACCAGCTGCGCGAAGTCGGGCGCGCGGTCGTCGTCGAGCCAGTAGTAGTACGTGAACCAGGCGTCCGGCTCCGCCACGGCGACCAGCTCGCCGGAGCGCGGATGGTCGAGATGGTGGGCCTTCTTGCCCTCGTCGTCGAGGAGTTGCTCGATGCCGGGCAGATCGTGCAGCGCCTGCCGGACGGCCTCCAGGTCTTCGGGTCGGCGTACGTAGACATGGGCGATCTGGTGGTCCGCGACCGCGAAGGCCCGTGAGGCCATCGGGTCGAGGTACTCCATGCCGTCCTGCGTGTGGACTTCGAGCAGGCCGGCGCGGCGCAGTGCGCGGTTGATGTCGACCGGGCGGCTCACGCGGGTGATGCCGTACTCGGACAGGGCGACGACCGTACGGCCTTCGGCGCGGGCGTCGGCCAGGAGCGGGGCCAGGGCCGCGTCCAGGTCGCCGGCCGCCTTGAGGGAGCGTGGGTCGTCGGGGCCGAAGCGCTGCAGGTCGTAGTCGAGGTGAGGGAGGTAGCAGAGCGTCAGGTCGGGGTGCCTGGTGCGCATGATGTGGCGGGTCGCGTCGATGATCCAGCGGCTGGAGACCAGGTCCGCGCCGGGTCCCCAGAAGTGGAAGAGGGGGAAAATGCCGAGTTTCTCGGTGAGTTCGTCGTGCAGGGCCGGGGGCCGCGTGTAGCAGTCGGGTTCCTTGCGGCCGTCGGCGTAGTAGACCGGACGGGGGGTGACGGTGATGTCGGTGTCGGCGCCCATGGCGTACCACCAGCAGATATTGGCGACCGTGTAGCCGGGATGCGCGCGGCGGGCGGCGTCCCAGAGCTTGTCCCCGGCGACCAGGCCGTTGTGCTGCCGCCACAGCAGGACGTCGCCGAGTTCGCGGAAGTACCAGCCGTTGCCGACGATGCCGTGCTCGGACGGATGGGTGCCGGTGAGGAACGTGGACTGGGCGGCACAGGTGACGGCCGGCAGGACGGTGCCGAGCGGTGCTCGGGAGCCGGACTGGGCGAGCGTCTTGAGGTGGGGCATGTGGTCCAGCAGGCGGGGGGTGAGACCGACGACGTCGAGGACGAGGAGAGGAGTGGGCCCTTCGGATCGGGTCATGGCAGTTCCT contains:
- a CDS encoding nucleotide pyrophosphatase/phosphodiesterase family protein, translated to MTRSEGPTPLLVLDVVGLTPRLLDHMPHLKTLAQSGSRAPLGTVLPAVTCAAQSTFLTGTHPSEHGIVGNGWYFRELGDVLLWRQHNGLVAGDKLWDAARRAHPGYTVANICWWYAMGADTDITVTPRPVYYADGRKEPDCYTRPPALHDELTEKLGIFPLFHFWGPGADLVSSRWIIDATRHIMRTRHPDLTLCYLPHLDYDLQRFGPDDPRSLKAAGDLDAALAPLLADARAEGRTVVALSEYGITRVSRPVDINRALRRAGLLEVHTQDGMEYLDPMASRAFAVADHQIAHVYVRRPEDLEAVRQALHDLPGIEQLLDDEGKKAHHLDHPRSGELVAVAEPDAWFTYYYWLDDDRAPDFAQLVEIHRKPGYDPVELFMDPLDPYVKVKAATALARKKLGMRYRMAVVPLDPSPIRGSHGRLPASDDDGPLFICSTPRAVGDRVAATDVKSLLLQLAGLT